One genomic region from Rosa rugosa chromosome 1, drRosRugo1.1, whole genome shotgun sequence encodes:
- the LOC133725859 gene encoding uncharacterized protein LOC133725859, translating into MLLANANLISCNFSTFPSSLPPKTQNSKTSLQTQNLKPRISHSKTASKVSTFFGPHNGKASIFTFHKGQLQICHSTLNSQKPEDQVLNEGESLKSENGGDERNWTTSILLFLLWGALMFYVFNLSPDQTPSRDMYFLKKLLNLKGDDGFRMNEVLVSVWYIMGLWPLVYSMLLLPTGRSSKSSIPVWPFLILSCFGGAYALLPYFVLWKPPPPTVDESELGRWPLNFLESKLTAGITLAAGLGIVIYAGLASGADWKEYYQYFNESKFIHVMSLDFTLLSAFAPFWVYNDMTSRKWFDKGSWLLLLSLVPLLGPALYLVLRPSLSTEPSSLSPAEPE; encoded by the exons ATGTTGTTGGCTAATGCCAACCTCATCTCCTGCAACTTCTCAACCTTCCCATCATCCCTTccacccaaaacccaaaactccAAAACTTCACTCCAAACCCAAAACCTCAAGCCCAGGATTTCACACTCCAAAACAGCCTCAAAAGTTTCAACCTTTTTTGGACCCCACAATGgtaaagcttcaatctttacATTCCACAAGGGCCAGCTTCAAATTTGTCACAGTACCTTGAATAGCCAGAAACCAGAAGACCAAGTTCTGAATGAAGGTGAATCCTTGAAGAGTGAAAATGGTGGTGATGAAAGGAACTGGACAACCTCAATTTTGCTATTTCTGTTGTGGGGGGCACTCATGTTCTATGTGTTCAATCTTTCTCCAGATCAGACCCCG tCAAGGGACATGTATTTCTTAAAGAAACTCTTGAATTTGAAGGGAGATGATGGTTTTAGAATGAATGAAGTGCTTGTGTCTGTCTGGTACATAATGGGTTTGTGGCCTTTGGTGTATAGCATGCTGCTGCTTCCAACAGGGAGAAG CTCAAAAAGCAGCATTCCTGTCTGGCCTTTCTTAATACTTTCATGCTTCGGTGGAGCATATGCCCTTCTTCCATACTTTGTACTTtggaaaccaccaccacctaCTGTTGATGAAAGTGAGCTCGGAAGATGGCCTCTCAACTTTCTAGAATCTAAATTAACTGCTGGG ATTACACTTGCTGCAGGGCTGGGCATAGTCATTTATGCAGGTCTAGCGAGTGGTGCTGACTGGAAGGAATATTACCAGTACTTCAATGAAAGTAAATTT ATCCATGTCATGAGCCTTGATTTCACTCTACTATCTGCATTTGCTCCATTTTGGGTTTACAACGATATGACTTCACGAAAATG GTTTGACAAAGGCTCTTGGCTTCTGCTTTTGTCACTGGTGCCGCTTCTAGGCCCTGCTTTGTACCTCGTCTTACGACCATCACTGTCAACTGAACCTAGTTCACTGAGCCCTGCTGAGCCAGAATAG
- the LOC133725857 gene encoding long chain acyl-CoA synthetase 8-like — translation MEGFEGLVVNSPKQHKSGASDLFSILTGYVVSAVVIGVVVPRFLSSMPFLGKNRKQRGVPVEVGGEEGYAIRNAQASELIESPHRDATTVAALFEQSCNKHSQNRFLGTRKFIGREFVKASDGSKLEKLHLGDYEWQTYGQVFVRACNFASGLIKLGHDVDTRAAIFGDTRAEWFIAFQGCFRQNITVVTIYSSLGEDALIHSLNETEVSTLICDSKQLTKMTSISSSLNTIKKVIYFEDEGISDANECRSYSNYWTVTSFSEVEKLGQKNPAHPRLPSKNDIAAIMYTSGSTGLPKGVVITHGNVVASTAAITIVLPRLYSTDVYIAYLPLAHVFELVAESVGMAAGCQIGYGSALTLTDTSNKIKKGTKGDVSVLKPTFMATVPAIIDRMRDAVHNKVEEKGGIAKNLFNIGFKRRLAAVEGSWFGAWGLERMFWDNIVFKNIRQVFGGRIRYSICSGAPLSTDSQRFMNICMGAPVGQAYGITETFAAVTVSEKDDTTVGRVGPPLQSCNIKLVSWKDGGYLTSDKPMPRGEIVVGGPSVTAGYFKNQEKTDEVYKVDEKGMRWFYTGDIGRFHPDGCLEIIDRKKDIVKLQHGEYISLGKIEAALISSNYVEKIMAFADPYHSYCIAVVVPVRQELEKWAQEAGINYNDFSELCGKNEAVSEVQQSLYKVAKAEKLDKYEIPRKIYLAPDPWTPESGLVTAALKIRREQIKSKFKSEIEKLYA, via the exons ATGGAGGGTTTTGAGGGGCTCGTTGTGAACTCGCCAAAGCAACATAAATCGGGTGCTAGTGATCTGTTCTCAATTCTGACAGGCTATGTTGTGAGCGCTGTTGTGATTGGCGTTGTTGTGCCTCGCTTCCTGTCCAGTATGCCATTCTTGGGAAAGAACAGGAAGCAAAGAGGAGTTCCTGTGGAAGTTGGTGGGGAGGAAGGTTACGCAATACGCAATGCTCAAGCATCTGAGTTAATCGAGTCTCCTCATAGAGATGCCACAACCGTCGCAGCCTTGTTTGAGCAATCTTGTAACAAGCATTCGCAGAATCGATTTCTTGGAACTAGGAAGTTTATTGGAAGGGAGTTTGTCAAAGCTAGTGATGGCAGCAAATTAGAGAAACTTCACTTGGGAGATTATGAATGGCAGACTTATGGACAAGTCTTTGTTCGTGCTTGCAACTTTGCATCGGGGCTTATCAAACTAGGTCATGATGTGGATACCCGTGCTGCAATTTTTGGTGACACCCGCGCTGAGTGGTTTATAGCCTTTCAG GGATGCTTCCGCCAGAATATTACTGTTGTTACTATTTATTCTTCCCTAGGTGAGGATGCCCTGATTCACTCACTTAATGAG ACTGAAGTATCAACATTGATCTGTGATTCCAAGCAGCTGACAAAGATGACTTCCATAAGCTCAAGCCTAAATACCATTAAAAAAGTTATTTATTTTGAAGATGAAGGAATTTCAGATGCTAACGAATGTCGAAGTTACAGCAATTATTGGACAGTTACATCCTTTTCTGAAGTTGAGAAGCTTGGACAAAAAAACCCTGCTCATCCAAGATTACCTTCTAAGAATGACATTGCTGCTATCATGTATACGAGTGGCAGTACAGGTCTACCAAAG GGAGTCGTTATAACTCATGGCAATGTCGTAGCCTCTACTGCAGCTATTACGATAGTGCTTCCAAGACTGTACAGCACTGATGTATACATTGCATACTTGCCCTTAGCTCATGTTTTCGAACTGGTCGCTGAG TCTGTGGGGATGGCTGCAGGTTGTCAAATTGGTTATGGTTCAGCATTGACTTTAACGGACACTTCAAATAAAATTAAGAAAGGAACCAAGGGAGATGTTTCTGTGTTAAAACCGACTTTCATGGCAACAGTTCCTGCTATTATAGATCGTATGCGAGATGCAGTTCATAATAAG GTTGAGGAGAAAGGGGGGATAGCAAAGAATCTTTTCAACATTGGGTTTAAACGGCGACTGGCTGCTGTAGAAGGAAGCTGGTTTGGTGCTTGGGGTCTGGAAAGAATGTTTTGGGATAATATTGTCTTCAAGAACATACGTCAAGTATTCGGAGGGCGCATTCGCTACAGCATCTGTAGTGGAGCTCCTTTATCAACTGATTCACAACGATTCATGAATATCTGCATGGG TGCTCCAGTCGGCCAAGCATATGGCATTACAGAAACATTTGCTGCAGTTACGGTGTCCGAGAAGGATGACACTACAGTGGGACGTGTTGGCCCGCCCCTGCAATCTTGCAACATTAAG CTTGTTTCTTGGAAAGATGGTGGATACTTGACATCTGACAAGCCAATGCCTCGCGGCGAGATTGTAGTTGGCGGACCCTCTGTAACTGCTGGCTACTTTAAAAATCAAGAGAAGACTGATGAGGTTTACAAG GTAGACGAAAAAGGCATGCGTTGGTTTTATACTGGTGACATTGGAAGGTTTCATCCTGATGGATGCCTTGAAATTATAGATAGGAAGAAGGATATTGTTAAACTCCAGCATGGAGAGTACATCTCCCTCGGAAAG ATTGAGGCAGCATTGATAAGCAGTAATTATGTGGAAAAAATTATGGCATTTGCAGATCCCTACCACAGTTACTGCATAGCTGTAGTTGTCCCTGTGCGTCAAGAACTCGAGAAGTGGGCTCAGGAAGCTGGAATAAATTACAATGATTTTTCAGAGCTGTGTGGAAAAAATGAAGCAGTTAGTGAGGTTCAGCAATCCCTCTACAAG GTGGCGAAAGCAGAAAAATTGGACAAGTATGAAATTCCTAGAAAGATTTATTTGGCACCTGATCCATGGACACCCGAATCCGGATTGGTTACTGCTGCTCTCAAGATCAGGAGGGAACAGATCAAGTCCAAGTTCAAAAGTGAGATCGAGAAGTTGTATGCGTGA